One window from the genome of bacterium encodes:
- a CDS encoding acyl-CoA dehydratase activase-related protein, with protein sequence MNESGSNSNRAPRLTIGVPRALDYFIHYPLVRELLTGLGFAIKLSTPTNRAVLDAGTTYTVTDACIPIKVFHGHVHTLLGECDAIHLPRLVKVRRLKHQGRSYRESFCPKFIGLPDIVRNTMGLETVEQLGPGARARRLIRRRLRLAQPPPPDGVRELPIVRRGQPDASLPVDNPVLIDINVDLTRRFATLYRVANQLRRLKYFSYLHLYRVYRKALRFQRRYEWLLGLGLLPDEALRILDRGGEPPAPSVGERGVLAVVGYPYLLFDPYLGAGVIKRFAERGYDVWTPWRIWRDKRSLALGALHKERPFFWYFSNIVADAALYLIHYGATAEQAAGERLSRRGFLGHLSAKSRRKRAGAPTVGLVHVTSATCGPDAFVGKMLEFEAKKAGVPLLILQVDEQSGEAGILTRIEAFCDMLERRGRGSSTTGAGVGLD encoded by the coding sequence ATGAACGAATCCGGCTCCAACTCCAACCGCGCCCCCCGCCTCACCATCGGCGTGCCCCGCGCCCTGGACTACTTCATCCATTACCCCCTGGTGCGCGAGCTTCTCACCGGTCTCGGCTTCGCGATAAAGCTAAGCACGCCCACCAACCGCGCCGTCCTGGACGCCGGCACGACCTACACCGTAACCGATGCCTGCATCCCGATCAAGGTCTTTCACGGCCACGTGCACACCCTCCTCGGCGAGTGCGACGCGATCCATCTCCCCCGGCTGGTCAAGGTCAGGCGGCTGAAGCACCAGGGCCGTTCCTACCGCGAGTCCTTCTGCCCGAAATTCATCGGCCTTCCCGACATCGTCCGGAACACGATGGGGCTGGAGACCGTGGAGCAGCTCGGTCCCGGAGCACGGGCCCGCCGGTTGATCCGCCGCCGTCTCAGGCTCGCCCAACCCCCGCCTCCCGACGGCGTGCGCGAGCTGCCCATCGTCCGGCGCGGACAGCCAGACGCAAGCCTCCCGGTAGATAATCCCGTCCTCATTGACATCAACGTGGACCTCACCCGCCGTTTCGCCACCCTATACCGCGTGGCGAACCAGCTCCGCCGCCTCAAGTACTTCAGCTATCTCCACCTCTACCGCGTCTACCGGAAAGCGCTGCGGTTCCAGCGCCGGTACGAGTGGCTGCTGGGGCTGGGCCTTTTGCCCGACGAGGCGCTGCGCATCCTGGATAGGGGTGGAGAGCCGCCTGCGCCCAGCGTCGGCGAAAGGGGCGTCCTGGCCGTGGTCGGCTACCCCTACCTCCTCTTCGACCCCTACCTGGGGGCGGGGGTGATCAAGCGGTTCGCGGAGCGGGGCTACGACGTCTGGACCCCCTGGCGAATCTGGCGCGACAAGCGCTCCCTGGCCCTGGGCGCCCTCCACAAGGAGCGGCCCTTCTTCTGGTATTTCTCCAACATCGTCGCCGACGCGGCGCTCTACCTCATCCACTACGGGGCCACGGCGGAGCAGGCCGCCGGGGAGCGTCTGAGCCGGCGGGGATTTCTGGGCCACTTATCGGCGAAAAGCCGGAGGAAGCGGGCGGGGGCGCCCACCGTGGGGCTGGTGCACGTGACCAGCGCCACCTGCGGCCCCGACGCCTTCGTGGGGAAGATGTTGGAGTTTGAGGCGAAGAAGGCGGGCGTTCCTCTCTTGATCCTCCAGGTGGACGAGCAGTCCGGCGAGGCGGGCATCCTCACCCGCATCGAGGCTTTTTGCGACATGCTGGAACGGCGGGGGAGAGGTTCCTCAACGACGGGGGCCGGGGTTGGGCTCGACTAG